One part of the Homo sapiens chromosome 19, GRCh38.p14 Primary Assembly genome encodes these proteins:
- the RAB3D gene encoding ras-related protein Rab-3D, with the protein MASAGDTQAGPRDAADQNFDYMFKLLLIGNSSVGKTSFLFRYADDSFTPAFVSTVGIDFKVKTVYRHDKRIKLQIWDTAGQERYRTITTAYYRGAMGFLLMYDIANQESFAAVQDWATQIKTYSWDNAQVILVGNKCDLEDERVVPAEDGRRLADDLGFEFFEASAKENINVKQVFERLVDVICEKMNESLEPSSSSGSNGKGPAVGDAPAPQPSSCSC; encoded by the exons ATGGCATCAGCTGGAGACACCCAGGCAGGCCCACGGGATGCAGCAGATCAGAACTTCGACTATATGTTCAAACTGCTACTGATAGGCAACAGCAGTGTGGGCAAGACTTCCTTCCTGTTCCGATACGCGGACGACTCCTTCACTCCCGCCTTCGTCAGTACTGTGGGCATCGATTTCAAGGTCAAGACCGTCTACCGCCATGACAAGAGGATCAAGCTGCAGATCTGg GACACAGCGGGCCAGGAGCGCTACCGCACCATCACCACGGCCTACTACCGGGGAGCCATGGGCTTCCTGCTCATGTATGACATCGCCAATCAGGAATCCTTTGCCGCTGTGCAGGACTG GGCCACGCAAATCAAGACCTACTCCTGGGACAACGCCCAGGTCATCCTGGTGGGGAACAAGTGTGACCTGGAGGACGAACGTGTTGTGCCTGCTGAGGATGGCCGGAGGCTCGCCGACGACCTTG GTTTCGAGTTCTTTGAAGCCAGTGCCAAGGAGAACATCAATGTGAAGCAGGTCTTCGAGCGCCTGGTGGATGTCATCTGCGAGAAGATGAACGAGTCCCTGGAACCCAGCTCCAGCTCAGGCAGCAACGGGAAAGGCCCGGCCGTGGGGGATGCTCCAGCCCCCCAGCCCAGCAGCTGCAGCTGCTAG
- the TMEM205 gene encoding transmembrane protein 205: MEEGGNLGGLIKMVHLLVLSGAWGMQMWVTFVSGFLLFRSLPRHTFGLVQSKLFPFYFHISMGCAFINLCILASQHAWAQLTFWEASQLYLLFLSLTLATVNARWLEPRTTAAMWALQTVEKERGLGGEVPGSHQGPDPYRQLREKDPKYSALRQNFFRYHGLSSLCNLGCVLSNGLCLAGLALEIRSL, from the exons ATGGAGGAAGGCGGGAACCTAGGAGGCCTGATTAAGATGGTCCATCTACTGGTCTTGTCAGGTGCCTGGGGCATGCAAATGTGGGTGACCTTCGTCTCAG GCTTCCTGCTTTTCCGAAGCCTTCCCCGACATACCTTCGGACTAGTGCAGAGCAAACTCTTCCCCTTCTACTTCCACATCTCCATGGGCTGTGCCTTCATCAACCTCTGCATCTTGGCTTCACAGCATGCTTGGGCTCAGCTCACATTCTGGGAGGCCAGCCAG CTTTACCTGCTGTTCCTGAGCCTTACGCTGGCCACTGTCAACGCCCGCTGGCTGGAACCCCGCACCACAGCTGCCATGTGGGCCCTGCAAACCGTGGAGAAGGAGCGAGGCCTGGGTGGGGAGGTACCAGGCAGCCACCAGGGTCCCGATCCCTACCGCCAGCTGCGAGAGAAGGACCCCAAGTACAGTGCTCTCCGCCAGAATTTCTTCCGCTACCATGGGCTGTCCTCTCTTTGCAATCTGGGCTGCGTCCTGAGCAATGGGCTCTGTCTCGCTGGCCTTGCCCTGGAAATAAGGAGCCTCTAG